In the genome of Pyrobaculum islandicum DSM 4184, the window TTCTTCTACTATGACGGGGCCTTCTATTATTGCAGTGGGGCTTATCTTTGTATTGCTTGCTATGTAGGTGTGTTTCGGCGCGATGTATTCAAGGAGTTGTAGTATGTCCTCTGGGTAGTTTACGTCATGCCAGACGCCGCTCCAGGGGATTGTGGCTATTTTCTTAGTTTTCGCCGCCTCGTTTAATGTTTCGTAAAACGTGGCTTGTAGTATTGTCTTTATTATGTCTCGTGGGAGTAGGGCTACGCCGCCGAAGATCCACTGGCTTTCTCCGCCTATTCTAGCCAGTAGGCCCCCGGCCTTTGTCTCTACAGCCCCGTAGCCTTTTGTCGCTTTTTTTGGCACTATGAGTATTGCGCCGTCTGCTCCCGTCGATATTGTGCCTTCTACTAATGCTCTGAAGGCGGAGGGGTCTACATATACGTCTCCATACGCCAGGAGGATGTGTGTTTCGGCGCCTAGGTGGGTCTCTGCGGCAGCGATGGCTTGTTCTATTCCCTGGCCTCGCTCTTCTACATATATATAGGGCCCTCGCTCTGGGTGGGGAGATACTATATACACTCTGCCGAAGATAGCTAGGAGGGGGTCTGCGACATATTGATAGAGTCTTTTTCCGCCGACTTCTATATAGGTCTTTGGGAGGGGGCCGGTGAGTTTTTCAAAAAGCCCCGGCTTTCCGCCTGCCAATACAACTGGTGCTATCTTCATACTACTCCACGGTGACGGTTTTTGCAAGGTTTCTAGGCTTGTCTGGGTCGTAGCCTTTTTCCACGGCGGTGAAATATGCCAGTAGTTGGAGAGGCACTATATGTAATATAGGCGCGGTGAGTTCTCCCAATTCTGGCACCTCTATGGCGTAGTCTAGTCTTTTGGCAATGTCGCTTTTCATAGGCACTGTGCCTATTGTGTAAGCGCCTCTGGCTTTCATT includes:
- a CDS encoding NTP transferase domain-containing protein, yielding MKIAPVVLAGGKPGLFEKLTGPLPKTYIEVGGKRLYQYVADPLLAIFGRVYIVSPHPERGPYIYVEERGQGIEQAIAAAETHLGAETHILLAYGDVYVDPSAFRALVEGTISTGADGAILIVPKKATKGYGAVETKAGGLLARIGGESQWIFGGVALLPRDIIKTILQATFYETLNEAAKTKKIATIPWSGVWHDVNYPEDILQLLEYIAPKHTYIASNTKISPTAIIEGPVIVEEGAEIDHYAVVKGPAYIGKKTFVGSHTLIRNYAYIEEDAVVGSAAEISHSLIGRKATIGRASFISYSIVGEEAVLEPNVVTMAVLREGRERLEPVEVRGRTYYKLGALIPRGARIPAGTTLKPATGWQ